The Proteus sp. ZN5 genome includes the window AGATGAAGAACATTGAGCTATGGCAACTAGAATCACCTACTGAACAAGCATTTGAAAGTGTTGAGCCTTTCTGCATTGATACTATGAGTGCTCATGAATGGTTACAGTGGGTATTAATTCCGCGGTTGTCATCGATGATTGAAAGCGATATGCCATTACCTAATGCATTTTCAATCGCACCTTATTACGAAGAAGCATTTAAAGAAGATAAGAGTCGAGATGTTACTGATTTACTCAATCATTTGCGTGAACTCGACGCAATGTTTAAATCGTAAGGCCGATAATGCTAGATATTATTTATCAAGATGAACATCTTGTTGCGGTGAATAAACCTGCGGGTTGGCTTGTTCACCGCAGTTGGCTAGATAGACATGAAACAGTGTTTGTCATGCAGACACTAAGAGATCAAATAGGGCAACATGTTTTCCCTGTGCATCGTCTAGATAGACCTACTTCAGGTGTTCTATTAATGGCACTTTCTTCTGATGTCGCTAGAGCACTTTCTCAATCTTTTGAACAACATAAAACAGAAAAAATTTATCATGCTGTTGTTCGAGGATACGTTGAAGAGGCATCTGTTATAGATAGCCCTTTAGTCGAAGAACTCGATAAAATTGCAGATAAATTTGCAACTCAACCACCACAAATTCAAGATTGTGTAACGCATTGCCAGCCATTAGGAACTGTCGAAAAAGAGGTTGCGATTGGGCGCTACCCTACATCTCGATTTAGTTTATTAGAGTTACGCCCTGAAACGGGTCGCAAGCATCAATTACGCCGCCATATGTCTCATATTCGACATCCAATTATTGGTGATACCGCTCATGGCGATTTACGTCA containing:
- a CDS encoding YqcC family protein, with product MTPEQRILAKLLLIEEEMKNIELWQLESPTEQAFESVEPFCIDTMSAHEWLQWVLIPRLSSMIESDMPLPNAFSIAPYYEEAFKEDKSRDVTDLLNHLRELDAMFKS
- the truC gene encoding tRNA pseudouridine(65) synthase TruC encodes the protein MLDIIYQDEHLVAVNKPAGWLVHRSWLDRHETVFVMQTLRDQIGQHVFPVHRLDRPTSGVLLMALSSDVARALSQSFEQHKTEKIYHAVVRGYVEEASVIDSPLVEELDKIADKFATQPPQIQDCVTHCQPLGTVEKEVAIGRYPTSRFSLLELRPETGRKHQLRRHMSHIRHPIIGDTAHGDLRQNRGVVNHFQSHRLMLHASHLNLIHPITLQPLSLTAKWDLPWQHLINQFGWRGLRPELEQYGEDLAHHF